A single genomic interval of Antarcticibacterium arcticum harbors:
- a CDS encoding pyridoxamine 5'-phosphate oxidase family protein — protein MIEDLFKETWRELEQAPSTPDHPFSLCCLATNDLNGGIKQRLVNFRKLTSQQNLLFYTDSRSAKIDQLQKNDGASVLFYNPVLQLQIFIRGRIVIHNQGKLWDDHRVKIEGRSLQDYNTQYAPGKHIKNPLDVKRTQDLNFALLELKPEVVEYLKLRIEPNRLRALFTKKEGEWEKTFLIP, from the coding sequence ATGATAGAGGACCTTTTTAAGGAAACCTGGAGAGAACTGGAACAGGCCCCGTCAACTCCAGATCATCCTTTTAGTTTGTGTTGCCTGGCAACAAATGACTTAAATGGCGGCATTAAACAGCGCCTGGTAAATTTTAGAAAGCTTACCTCCCAACAAAACCTTTTGTTTTATACAGATTCCCGATCTGCCAAAATAGACCAGCTGCAGAAGAATGACGGTGCGAGCGTACTTTTTTATAATCCCGTGCTTCAACTCCAAATTTTTATTCGGGGTAGGATAGTAATACATAACCAGGGGAAATTATGGGATGACCACCGGGTAAAGATTGAAGGAAGGTCTCTTCAGGATTACAATACCCAATATGCCCCGGGCAAGCATATTAAAAACCCATTGGATGTAAAAAGGACCCAGGATCTTAATTTTGCCCTTTTGGAATTAAAACCTGAAGTAGTTGAATATCTAAAATTACGCATAGAACCCAACCGGCTGCGGGCATTATTCACCAAAAAAGAAGGCGAATGGGAAAAGACTTTTTTAATTCCTTAA
- a CDS encoding TonB-dependent receptor, whose translation MKHIIISGFLFLNLFSYLHAQNIISGVVGDTRGNPVFGANVYLHGTYDGATTLEDGSFIFSSSQTGTVALVVSYLSYREYRREGTPNEFVNINITLREDLNSLDAVVISAGTFNAGEKARVSVLKPLDIVTTAGSAGDIIAALQTLPGTQNVGESGRLFVRGGDAGETQTFVDGLRVPQPYTASVQNLPSRGRFSPFLFSGISFSTGGYSAEYGDALSSVLLLETRDRVEEEKTEISLMSVGISLGHIEKWDKRSLNINTSYINLAPYQVLVPENLDWNKAYESLAGEAIYRQEFKNGLWKVYTAFDAAEFDFNRENIDTALSQNVKLKNKNFYLNTSYRGTIWNNWQLFTGISQGHSENLTSLDERNIENQENAFHFKANLGKRISNGVRLVGGIDYFRTGFEEVYSAAPSPISTSGFNLQQFAAFAEADVLFSRNLAAKVGLRYSYYDEMEEAGISPRISAAYRINENAQLSAAMGKFVQSPGQDYLKFTSDICTEEASHFILNFQYQKERRLLRAEIFQKDYSNLIKFETGSPGFNNNGSAYARGLDLFWRDDKTIKNLEYWFSYSFIDTKRDYRDYREKVTPYFVAPHSASLVTKYWVQAWRSQMGFSYNYSAGRPFNDPNTTQFMSGRTKDFNNLSFNWAYLLSSQKILYFSVSNVLGHKNIFGYEYAGTRDLNGNFRSRAITPTADRFFFVGFFWTLSDNKASNQLENL comes from the coding sequence ATGAAACATATAATTATTTCCGGCTTTTTATTTCTAAACCTGTTTTCATATCTACACGCACAAAATATAATATCTGGAGTAGTGGGTGATACGCGGGGAAATCCTGTTTTTGGGGCAAACGTATATCTTCATGGCACCTATGACGGAGCTACCACCCTGGAAGATGGGAGTTTTATATTTTCTTCCTCCCAAACCGGCACGGTCGCACTTGTAGTTTCATATCTATCTTACAGAGAGTACCGCAGGGAAGGCACTCCTAATGAATTTGTAAATATAAATATTACCCTCCGGGAAGACCTTAATTCTCTGGATGCTGTGGTAATTTCAGCAGGGACTTTTAATGCGGGGGAAAAGGCACGGGTCTCTGTATTAAAACCTCTGGACATAGTAACCACTGCAGGCAGTGCCGGAGATATAATTGCTGCCCTACAAACTTTGCCGGGCACACAGAATGTGGGAGAAAGCGGCCGGTTATTTGTGAGGGGTGGGGATGCGGGGGAAACCCAAACCTTTGTTGATGGCCTAAGAGTCCCGCAACCCTACACTGCTTCGGTTCAAAACCTACCGTCCCGGGGCAGGTTCTCCCCTTTTTTGTTCAGTGGAATTTCTTTTTCAACGGGAGGCTATAGCGCAGAATATGGTGATGCTTTATCGTCGGTTTTACTGCTTGAAACCAGGGACCGGGTGGAAGAAGAGAAAACTGAAATCTCCCTTATGAGCGTTGGAATTTCCCTGGGTCATATAGAAAAATGGGACAAACGCTCCCTTAATATCAATACCTCCTATATTAATCTTGCACCCTACCAGGTTCTGGTTCCCGAAAACCTTGATTGGAACAAAGCTTATGAATCTTTGGCAGGAGAAGCCATCTATAGGCAAGAGTTCAAAAATGGGCTTTGGAAGGTGTACACCGCATTTGATGCCGCCGAATTCGATTTTAACCGTGAGAATATTGATACAGCCTTATCCCAAAACGTAAAACTTAAAAACAAAAATTTCTATTTAAACACTTCATATAGGGGTACGATATGGAACAACTGGCAACTTTTTACAGGTATTAGTCAGGGGCACAGTGAGAATTTAACCAGCCTGGATGAAAGAAATATTGAAAACCAGGAGAACGCCTTTCATTTTAAAGCGAATCTCGGAAAAAGGATCTCAAACGGGGTACGCCTGGTGGGTGGTATTGATTACTTCAGGACAGGATTTGAAGAAGTTTACAGCGCTGCACCCTCCCCTATTTCAACCTCCGGATTTAACCTGCAACAGTTTGCAGCGTTTGCAGAAGCAGATGTGCTGTTTTCCCGGAATCTTGCCGCGAAAGTTGGTTTAAGATATTCTTATTATGATGAAATGGAAGAAGCCGGTATAAGTCCGCGAATTTCAGCGGCATACCGCATTAATGAAAACGCACAGCTTTCCGCCGCAATGGGGAAATTTGTACAAAGCCCGGGGCAGGATTACTTAAAATTCACCTCTGATATTTGTACCGAAGAAGCCTCCCATTTCATCCTTAATTTCCAATATCAGAAAGAACGTCGCCTCTTGCGTGCCGAAATTTTTCAGAAGGATTATTCAAATTTGATAAAATTCGAAACAGGTTCCCCGGGCTTCAATAATAATGGAAGTGCTTACGCAAGAGGTCTTGATCTTTTTTGGAGGGATGATAAAACCATAAAAAATCTTGAATATTGGTTTTCATATTCCTTCATTGACACCAAACGGGATTACCGGGATTATCGTGAGAAAGTTACCCCTTATTTTGTTGCGCCGCATTCCGCATCTCTTGTAACTAAATACTGGGTTCAGGCCTGGAGGTCTCAAATGGGGTTCAGTTATAATTACAGCGCCGGCAGGCCTTTTAATGATCCCAATACCACACAATTTATGAGCGGCAGGACAAAGGATTTCAATAACCTGAGTTTTAACTGGGCCTACCTTTT